One window of Dysidea avara chromosome 11, odDysAvar1.4, whole genome shotgun sequence genomic DNA carries:
- the LOC136237509 gene encoding serine/arginine repetitive matrix protein 1-like, with protein sequence MSVLKKGRLTYSEPGGKKKNQVYECELWDNKVIDLTGIGKYGGVKKSINLVRCQEIEPDNYTSTRFTVQILGGYSHELQASTENDRTSWIDCICDLCGISNPLTGNVPKQKKTLPPLPPPKPISEEKRKEEERGIYEDMSDEGDDEEYIAPSSVGPLPPDEGGVLEYHYPSVDRRIRPASVHDYGGAPVTSSSGGGMFDHNEEDDDEYIDPTIPAASMRQIPQALGSGPGYMNTNTLNGKDLQPTKYSPKSFTLPHRSPSMKEKTPTHHVTARKPLTPPSSRKMSGQRFDTGGTSNELMDKLKRRKNKVEEDSDSVFEPTRPTPPTVHSKPVYQNTGLDKPPTIPSKATSPKPPSHSGKVSGSKPQNNSSSDNPSACPSWRQKQPQLPVQDPPWLKQKRDSKPSLPVQDPPWLEQKKASKDRFDNPYPLPTETAPAVANERRFDKPYPLPTETAVPSGHRFDKSFPLSTEQRPAVRDRGKWREKEGDSPPPPLPPGRTSSKRDMFEAEKSVSPADRKAGSRKPLPPPTCKKPIREVEDDFDFPTADQLRAKTYRFSQPVSEPQPPLPPRYSSSSSSASDSRSPRWNDSIDNRPPPAPPRHPYR encoded by the exons ATGTCTGTCCTAAAGAAGGGCAGACTGACTTATAGCGAACCTGGCGGCAAAAAGAAG AACCAGGTGTATGAATGTGAGCTTTGGGACAACAAGGTGATTGATTTGACCGGCATAGGCAAATATGGTGGTGTTAAAAAGAGCATCAACTTGGTTCGCTGTCAAGAGATAGAACCAGACAACTACACGTCAACAAGGTTCACTGTCCAAATCCTGGGTGGTTATAGCCATGAGTTGCAAGCCAGCACTGAAAATGATCGTACcagctggattgattgcatttGTGATCTCTGTGGAATAT CTAATCCACTGACAGGAAATGTACCGAAACAGAAGAAAACTCTACCCCCTCTTCCCCCACCCAAGCCAATATCAGAAGAGAAAAGGAAAGAGGAAGAGAGAGGGATTTATGAAGACATGAGTGATGAAGGAGATGATGAGGAATACATTGCCCCATCTAGCGTAGGCCCACTACCACCAGATGAAGGTGGTGTCCTGGAGTATCACTACCCATCAGTTGATAGGAGAATCCGTCCCGCCTCAGTTCATGATTATGGTGGAGCACCAGTCACATCATCATCTGGGGGTGGCATGTTTGATCataatgaagaagatgatgatgaataTATTGATCCAACAATCCCGGCTGCATCGATGCGACAAATACCACAAGCTCTAGGTAGTGGTCCTGGTTACATGAACACCAACACGCTGAATGGAAAAGACTTACAACCGACAAAGTATTCTCCAAAGTCATTTACTCTGCCCCATCGGTCTCCGTCAATGAAGGAGAAAACACCAACTCATCATGTCACTGCTCGAAAGCCATTGACTCCACCATCAAGTCGCAAGATGTCTGGCCAACGATTTGATACAGGGGGCACCAGTAATGAGCTAATGGATAAACTAAAGAGACGGAAAAACAAAGTTGAGGAGGATAGCGATTCAGTTTTTGAACCTACCAGGCCTACACCACCGACAGTCCATTCAAAACCTGTTTATCAG AACACTGGCCTTGATAAACCTCCCACAATCCCATCTAAAGCAACGTCACCCAAACCTCCTTCACATAGTGGCAAAGTTTCAGGATCCAAACCACAAAATAATTCAAGTTCTGACAATCCTTCTGCTTGTCCTAGTTGGAGACAGAAGCAACCACAATTGCCTGTACAAGATCCACCATGGCTGAAGCAAAAGAGAGACTCAAAACCTTCCCTGCCTGTGCAAGACCCTCCATGGTTGGAACAGAAAAAAGCAAGCAAAGATCGATTTGATAACCCTTATCCACTACCTACAGAAACTGCACCTGCCGTAGCAAATGAGCGTCGTTTTGATAAACCATATCCACTTCCTACAGAAACTGCTGTACCCAGTGGACATCGATTTGATAAATCCTTTCCATTGTCTACAGAGCAAAGACCAGCTGTTAGGGATAGAGGAAAATGGCGGGAAAAGGAAGGGGATTCCCCTCCCCCACCCTTACCACCTGGACGTACTAGTTCTAAAAGAGACATGTTTGAAGCGGAAAAGAGTGTTTCACCAGCTGATAGAAAAGCTGGTTCACGGAAGCCATTGCCTCCGCCAACATGTAAGAAGCCAATCAGGGAAGTAGAAGACGATTTTGATTTTCCAACAGCAGACCAATTGAGGGCTAAAACCTATCGATTTTCTCAACCAGTTTCTGAACCGCAGCCACCCCTTCCTCCAAGATACAGCAGTTCTTCATCATCAGCTAGTGATTCTAGGTCTCCACGTTGGAATGACTCAATAGACAATCGGCCTCCACCAGCACCACCGAGACACCCCTACCGTTAA
- the LOC136237510 gene encoding leucine-rich repeat-containing protein 59-like, with protein sequence MAEKERSTVSKEFIKEHIDGREIDLSMCSLTKVPVKELSSFSHGVVLDLSRNSLKSLPDNFATLTHLISLDLSKNSLTELPENFGSLSLLQRIDLYSNKLKGLPLSFAQLKQLKWLDLKGNLLEAELAEVAGTCVDEKECKECAQKVLKYMKEAAADAERERQKELEKQRMLKKQEAAEEERKQAEARKQRAEEKNRRKEEYKKLQALKKAQEEDIEDEEEETEEVTVEVKKRSVGKLELCCLIMTVIVMVVAIFLGFMVTYCYDSGRNRCPLLKEAMNVTGIMTYIM encoded by the exons ATGGCAGAGAAGGAAAGGTCGACGGTGAGCAAAGAGTTTATAAAGGAGCACATTGATGGGAGGGAAATTGATCTGAGTATGTGCAGTCTCACTAAAGTGCCCGTCAAAGAACTA AGTAGTTTTTCACATGGAGTGGTCTTGGATCTCTCTCGTAATTCTCTCAAAAGTTTACCT GATAACTTTGCTACACTAACACATTTAATATCACTGGATCTTAGTAAAAATTCGTTGACAGAGTTGCCAGAAAATTTTGGCAGTCTGTCACTCTTGCAGAGAATAGATTTATACAGTAACAAGCTGAAGGGATTGCCGCTGAGTTTTGCACAGCTGAAGCAGTTAAAATGGTTGGAtttaaagggtaatttgttggaGGCAGAATTAGCAGAAGTGGCAGGAACCTGTGTGGATGAGAAGGAGTGCAAGGAGTGTGCACAGAAG gTGCTGAAATACATGAAGGAGGCTGCTGCTGATGCAGAAAGAGAGAGACAAAAGGAACTCGAGAAGCAGAGAA TGCTAAAGAAACAAGAGGCAGCTGAAGAAGAGAGGAAGCAAGCAGAGGCAAGGAAGCAGCGAGCAGAGGAGAAAAATCGACGGAAAGAAGAGTATAAAAAGTTGCAAGCATTAAAGAAAGCCCAGGAGGAAGATATCGAAGATGAAG AGGAAGAAACTGAGGAAGTCACTGTAGAAGTCAAGAAAAGAAGTGTGGGAAAATTAG agctctgttgttTGATTATGACTGTGATCGTGATGGTGGTAGCAATCTTCCTTGGCTTCATGGTGACTTATTGCTACGATAGTGGAAGAAACAGGTGTCCCCTGCTCAAAGAAGCTATGAATGTTACTGGTATTATGACTTATAttatgtaa
- the LOC136237512 gene encoding mitochondrial import inner membrane translocase subunit tim16-like yields MVARWIAQLIVAGGSVVARAFTQALRNEMQAMTAARRAATEQAANRSTDAEETIKANTSTGMSLDEAIKILDVKDIADIDVVKKSYEHLFQVNDKASGGSFYLQSKIVRAKERLEMEMKTDKEKPPSEETTQ; encoded by the exons ATGGTG GCACGTTGGATAGCCCAGCTGATAGTGGCTGGCGGTTCAGTGGTTGCTAGGGCCTTCACACAAGCTCTGCGAAATGAAATGCAAG CCATGACTGCAGCTCGAAGGGCAGCAACTGAACAAGCTGCCAACAGGTCTACTGATGCCGAGGAAACCATCAAAGCAAACACTTCTACAGGAATGTCTCTGGAT GAAGCCATTAAAATTCTGGATGTTAAGGACATTGCAGATATTGATGTTGTCAAAAAG AGTTATGAACACTTATTCCAAGTAAATGATAAGGCATCTGGGGGATCTTTCTACCTACAATCCAAG attGTAAGAGCAAAAGAAAGACTAGAAATGGAAATGAAGACAGATAAAGAGAAACCACCTTCTGAAGAAACAACACAATAA
- the LOC136237513 gene encoding ubiquitin carboxyl-terminal hydrolase isozyme L3-like codes for MADAGDDPNKRRWLPLESNPDVMNKYVKGLGMKPDYQFVDVFGMDPDLLAMIPQPCSAMLLLFPINDKVIAHEKEVEERIKKDGQVVSAQVYFMKQTVGNACGTVGLLHSLGNNLDSITLGDGYLKTFFEKTKNMSPEERAQFLEADDEIAECHEVSAQEGQTEAPPRDDHTNLHFISFVHKDGHLYELDGRKDFPVNHGATTAANFVQDAAKVVQQFMARDPTEVHFTVVALAKTD; via the exons ATGGCGGACGCTGGAGACGACCCAAACAAAAGGAGGTGGCTACCTTTAGAATCAAATCCTGAC GTGATGAATAAG TACGTGAAGGGCCTTGGTATGAAGCCGGACTATCAGTTTGTGGATGTGTTTGGAATGGACCCTGACCTGTTAGCCATGATACCCCAACCATGCAGTGCCATGTTGCTCTTGTTTCCAATAAATGACAAG GTTATTGCACATGAGAAGGAGGTTGAAgaaagaattaagaaagatgGACAA GTTGTCAGTGCacaggtgtacttcatgaagCAGACAGTCGGCAATGCTTGTGGTACTGTTGGGCTGCTACATTCCCTTGGCAACAACCTGGATTCTATTACATTAG GTGATGGTTACTTGAAGACATTTTTTGAGAAGACAAAAAACATGTCTCCTGAAGAGAGAGCACAATTTCTTGAAGCAGATGAT GAAATAGCTGAGTGTCATGAAGTGAGTGCACAGGAAGGGCAGACAGAG GCCCCTCCAAGGGACGACCATACTAACTTACACTTTATCAGTTTTGTACACAAAGATGGACATTTATATGAATTGG ATGGTCGTAAGGACTTTCCTGTTAATCATGGGGCTACCACTGCTGCTAACTTTGTACAG GATGCTGCTAAAGTAGTACAACAGTTCATGGCCAGGGATCCCACTGAGGTGCACTTCACAGTGGTGGCACTAGCTAAAACTGACTAG